The Candidatus Binataceae bacterium genomic interval CCTTGGCTGCGCGCTCAGCCAGGTTTATCGCGTAGCGCTTGAGCGCGCGCGCCGGAGAGACCTTCGGCGGACCCTCTTCGTCCTCTTCGTTCTCGGCCTCCTCGTGCTCGTCGTCGCCGTCGGCCTCTGCCTCGTTGGCGCCGCGCACCTGCCGGTCCTCGTCCGCGCCGACCTTGGAGACGCCGTGGGAAATGAAATTGATCACGTCGAAGCGGGAGACGCCCTCCTCCTGCAGGAAGTAGAGCGCGTACGACTCGGCCTCCTGGAACATCGCGATCAGCACCGCGGGGCCGTTTATCTCGCGCCGCCCGGCCGATTGCGCGTGCACCGCCGCGCGCTGCAGCGCCCGCTGCACGCCGGTCGCGTAGCGCGGCGTGACTTCGACCCCGCGGCCCATCCGCTCGACTCCGTCGTCGAGGTAGCCCTGGAGCTTACGGCGGAGCGAATCGATATTCGCGCCGCACTGCTTGAGCACGTTGCTGGTGGTGAAATCATGGAGCATCGCGTACAGCACGTGCTCCAGGCAGACGTATTCATGGCGCCGGCTTTGCGCTTCGGTCATCGCCAACTGCAGCGTGACCTGCAACTCGCGGCTAAGCATCACGCCCGGCGAGGCCATCGCCCGACTCCTCTTTGCACCCGCTGCATCCGGTGTCGATTATGCTTGGCATACTGTCCAAGTTAACCATCAAATGAGAATAATCATCAAAGCCGCAGAGCGGCAAAATTCAACGCGCCGCCTCAGGCCTTCTCCATGACGCATTTCAGCGGAAATTCGCTCTGACGCGCGAGTTCGTCCACCGTCCGCACCTTGGTCTCGGCGATCTCGTAGGGAAACACGCCCGCCACGCCCATCCCGTTCTGATGCACGTGCAGCATGATCCGGGTCGCTTCGGCATGCTCCTTGTGAAAGACCACCTTCAGGATCTCGACCACGAACTCCATCGGCGTGTAGTCGTCGTTGAGCAGGATGACCTTGTACATCTGCGGCTTTTTGGTGCGAGTCTCGGGCCGCGTGCGCCGTTCGACGACCGTGTCGCCGTCGCCGGGCTGGCCGCCACGGACGCCCTCGCCGTCGCGCCTGCGCGCCTGTGCATCCCGTCGTAAAAGTTCGCCGCTCATCGTTCCACTAGAATAGCAAATCGGCGCATGGTCTTGGGA includes:
- the clpS gene encoding ATP-dependent Clp protease adapter ClpS — translated: MSGELLRRDAQARRRDGEGVRGGQPGDGDTVVERRTRPETRTKKPQMYKVILLNDDYTPMEFVVEILKVVFHKEHAEATRIMLHVHQNGMGVAGVFPYEIAETKVRTVDELARQSEFPLKCVMEKA